In one Candidatus Peribacter riflensis genomic region, the following are encoded:
- a CDS encoding molecular chaperone DnaJ has protein sequence MPKDLYAILGLKRGATKEEIKRAYRTLSKELHPDRNKDSKESERRFKEVNEAYEVLSDEKKRAMYDQFGTTGGPGGAGGAGSGPFGGFDFSGFNTGDLGGLGDLFETFFGGGGARRGRREQRGRDLQIEIEVALTDVVEGIDRSLQLERQRPCKKCGGSGAEEGTKQVTCKECGGTGEITRTTQSFFGTFRQAAQCEACGGTGKTHEHPCKNCGGDGRVRSHEPVTIHIPAGMQDGQTLRVRGEGEAGVRGGAIGDLFVTVRIRPDAKFEREGDAIRSTVTIPVTDSLLGTEVPVHTVQGSVTLRVPAGTQPGQVFRLKGKGMPVLNSSRFGDHYVTVNVEIPTKLSKAEQKLVEEWKKMRG, from the coding sequence GTGCCCAAGGATCTCTATGCCATTCTCGGCCTCAAGCGCGGAGCGACGAAAGAGGAGATCAAGCGTGCCTACCGCACGCTGAGCAAGGAGCTGCACCCCGATCGCAACAAAGACAGCAAGGAATCGGAGCGGCGGTTCAAAGAAGTGAACGAAGCCTACGAGGTGCTCAGTGATGAAAAGAAGCGGGCGATGTATGACCAGTTCGGAACGACCGGAGGTCCGGGCGGGGCGGGCGGGGCGGGGTCGGGGCCCTTCGGCGGGTTTGATTTTTCGGGTTTCAATACGGGTGACCTCGGAGGACTTGGCGATCTCTTCGAGACTTTTTTCGGTGGAGGGGGGGCGCGGCGCGGCAGGCGCGAGCAGCGCGGACGTGATCTGCAGATTGAAATCGAAGTGGCGCTCACTGATGTTGTCGAAGGCATCGACCGCTCTCTTCAATTGGAGCGCCAGCGTCCCTGCAAGAAATGCGGCGGATCCGGGGCCGAGGAGGGAACGAAGCAGGTGACATGTAAAGAGTGCGGGGGAACGGGCGAGATCACGCGCACGACACAGTCATTCTTCGGCACCTTTCGGCAGGCGGCACAGTGCGAAGCGTGTGGAGGAACCGGCAAGACACACGAACATCCCTGTAAGAATTGCGGCGGGGACGGGAGAGTCCGTTCCCATGAGCCCGTGACAATCCACATTCCTGCCGGTATGCAGGATGGGCAGACGCTCAGGGTACGTGGCGAGGGCGAAGCGGGGGTGCGTGGCGGGGCTATCGGCGATCTCTTCGTCACGGTCCGTATCCGGCCTGATGCAAAGTTTGAGCGCGAGGGCGATGCTATCCGGTCCACAGTCACGATTCCGGTCACCGATTCCCTCCTCGGCACCGAGGTTCCCGTGCACACCGTGCAGGGATCTGTGACGCTCAGGGTACCCGCAGGTACGCAACCGGGTCAGGTGTTCCGCCTGAAGGGCAAGGGCATGCCCGTGCTCAATTCGAGCCGCTTCGGCGATCACTACGTGACGGTGAATGTCGAAATCCCGACGAAGCTCTCAAAGGCGGAGCAGAAGCTCGTCGAAGAGTGGAAGAAGATGCGGGGATGA
- a CDS encoding excinuclease ABC subunit B codes for MSEHKPFRLVAPFKPTGDQPGAIAKLTENLKKGERHQTLLGATGTGKTFTMANVITELQRPTLVLAHNKTLAAQLCSEFREFFPDNAISYFVSYYDYYQPEAYLPATDTYIEKDASINEEIEKFRHAATMNLLTRKDVLIVASVSCIYGLGNVKDYEALAIHLDKGQPIQRDTLLRRLTDIQYRRSGIEFKQGMFHVLGDTVEIFPPGGDTAIRLELPFDEIDSIEEVDSFTGELIKKLDEVTVFPAAHNVTTKEKIDRAAAAILEDMKIQEKKFLEAKEFAKAERIRTRTEYDVEMLKETGYCTGIENYVRYLEEKTPGTPPSTLLDYFPKDFLLIVDESHITIPQIGGMHEGNFSRKQTLVDFGFRLPSAHDNRPLKFDEFEAHVGQALYVSATPGKYEFKNTPKQGLVEQIIRPTGLLDPPVTVKPSKHQIDDVMAEIQQTLKRKERVLLTTLTKKMSEDLTQFLQDADLKVRYLHSDIETLERIEILRQLRTGEIDVLVGINLLREGLDLPEVSFIGILDADKQGFLRSRDALIQTIGRCARNVHGHVTLYADRMTDAMKQAIDETSRRRAIQEAYNVKHGITPKTIEKAVKDIAEAHSKAALKHPHRDHAKIPKDEKKRFLEELAAQMEIASANLEFEKAADLRDEIDLLKKEL; via the coding sequence ATGTCTGAGCATAAACCCTTCCGTCTTGTGGCGCCCTTCAAGCCGACCGGTGACCAGCCGGGTGCCATCGCGAAGCTGACTGAGAACCTCAAGAAAGGCGAGCGGCACCAGACTCTGCTCGGTGCCACGGGTACCGGAAAGACCTTCACGATGGCGAATGTCATTACCGAGTTGCAGCGTCCCACCCTGGTGCTCGCGCACAACAAGACCCTGGCAGCGCAGCTCTGCAGCGAGTTCCGGGAGTTTTTCCCCGACAATGCCATCAGCTACTTCGTCTCGTACTACGACTACTACCAGCCGGAGGCGTACCTGCCCGCGACCGATACGTACATCGAGAAGGATGCCAGCATCAACGAAGAGATCGAGAAGTTCCGCCACGCGGCGACCATGAATCTGCTCACGCGCAAAGACGTGCTCATCGTCGCTTCGGTTTCGTGCATTTACGGTCTCGGTAATGTGAAGGATTACGAGGCTCTCGCCATTCATCTCGATAAGGGCCAGCCCATCCAGCGCGACACTCTCCTCCGCCGCCTCACCGACATTCAGTACCGCAGGAGCGGCATCGAGTTCAAGCAGGGCATGTTCCACGTGCTCGGCGATACGGTCGAGATCTTCCCCCCCGGCGGCGATACGGCGATCCGGCTCGAGCTCCCGTTCGACGAGATCGATTCCATCGAAGAGGTCGACAGCTTCACGGGGGAGCTCATTAAGAAGCTCGATGAGGTGACAGTCTTCCCTGCCGCGCACAACGTGACGACCAAAGAGAAGATCGACCGCGCCGCCGCGGCCATACTCGAAGACATGAAGATTCAGGAGAAGAAATTTCTTGAGGCAAAGGAGTTCGCCAAAGCCGAGCGCATCCGCACGCGCACCGAGTACGACGTGGAGATGCTCAAAGAGACGGGGTACTGCACCGGCATCGAGAACTACGTCCGTTATCTGGAGGAGAAGACCCCCGGCACGCCGCCCTCGACCCTGCTCGATTACTTTCCCAAGGATTTTCTGCTCATCGTGGATGAATCGCACATCACGATTCCGCAGATCGGCGGAATGCACGAGGGCAATTTCAGCCGCAAGCAGACGCTGGTGGATTTTGGCTTCCGGCTCCCGAGTGCCCATGACAATCGTCCGCTGAAGTTCGATGAGTTTGAGGCGCACGTGGGACAGGCGCTCTACGTTTCGGCCACGCCCGGAAAATACGAGTTCAAAAATACGCCCAAGCAGGGTCTTGTTGAGCAGATCATCCGCCCGACGGGTCTCCTGGATCCCCCGGTGACCGTGAAACCCAGCAAGCACCAGATCGATGATGTGATGGCCGAGATCCAGCAAACTCTCAAGCGCAAAGAGCGGGTGCTCCTCACGACGCTCACCAAGAAGATGTCTGAGGATCTGACGCAGTTTTTGCAGGATGCCGATCTCAAAGTGCGCTACCTCCACAGCGACATCGAAACTCTGGAGCGCATCGAGATTCTGCGGCAGCTGCGCACCGGCGAGATCGATGTGCTGGTGGGCATCAACCTGCTCCGTGAGGGGCTGGATCTGCCCGAGGTGAGCTTCATCGGCATTCTCGACGCCGACAAGCAGGGGTTCCTGCGTTCGCGTGATGCATTGATCCAGACCATCGGCCGCTGCGCCCGAAACGTCCACGGTCATGTCACGCTCTATGCTGACAGGATGACGGATGCCATGAAGCAGGCCATCGACGAAACGAGCCGGCGTCGTGCGATTCAGGAGGCGTACAACGTGAAGCACGGCATCACTCCAAAGACGATCGAAAAGGCGGTGAAGGATATTGCCGAGGCTCATTCGAAAGCCGCTCTGAAGCATCCGCATCGCGATCATGCCAAGATTCCCAAAGATGAGAAGAAGCGTTTTCTCGAGGAGCTCGCAGCGCAGATGGAGATCGCTTCGGCGAATTTGGAATTTGAAAAAGCTGCTGATTTAAGAGATGAGATCGATCTGCTCAAGAAAGAGCTATAA
- a CDS encoding thrombospondin type 3 repeat family, which produces MALQTSLSTKLLGWMTLSLGGMCLVIVGYAFLGFGGTSAPLTGRLLPAAYRKEVRWRVISPRMVMSGATIPTDTNVIFEIPSDTLPILRRILLGSYDPDIRYWGYCLPPDYDQAKAVAGDRLPGRVFLSEGERDARQELYEKQLRDRFSIPTNLTEEDLNELREKPAGRIEHEVESFEAGNICYLMTQVPLAMGLDPDDDEANDQVEREYGTNPLVADTDGDGVSDGREIFFLHSSPTRRDTDGDGLIDGIEDANHNGHLDRGDTDPIKWDTDRDGLPDGLMKLGAGRNTKILGEDKNLNGTVDADETDPRKWSTVGNDISDGDRYYQCLLTGGSNC; this is translated from the coding sequence ATGGCCTTACAGACTTCGCTCTCGACCAAACTGCTCGGCTGGATGACCCTGTCACTCGGCGGCATGTGCCTGGTGATCGTGGGCTATGCATTCCTCGGCTTTGGCGGGACTTCCGCTCCGCTCACGGGACGTCTGCTGCCAGCGGCCTACCGCAAAGAAGTTCGCTGGCGTGTCATCAGCCCCCGCATGGTCATGAGCGGCGCCACGATCCCCACCGATACCAATGTTATTTTCGAGATTCCCTCTGACACGCTGCCCATCCTGCGCCGCATCCTGCTTGGGTCGTACGACCCGGATATCCGGTACTGGGGCTACTGTCTGCCGCCGGACTACGACCAGGCCAAAGCCGTGGCAGGAGACAGGCTCCCCGGCAGAGTCTTTCTGTCGGAAGGGGAGCGTGACGCACGCCAGGAGCTCTACGAAAAGCAGTTGCGTGACCGATTCTCAATCCCCACGAATCTGACAGAGGAGGATCTCAATGAACTGCGCGAAAAGCCTGCAGGCCGCATCGAACATGAGGTGGAGTCCTTTGAGGCCGGCAACATCTGCTATCTCATGACACAGGTTCCCCTCGCGATGGGCCTCGATCCTGACGACGACGAAGCCAATGACCAGGTCGAGCGGGAGTACGGCACCAACCCTCTCGTCGCGGATACGGACGGTGACGGCGTTTCGGACGGACGGGAGATCTTCTTCCTCCACTCCAGCCCGACGAGACGCGATACGGACGGAGACGGTCTCATCGACGGAATCGAAGATGCCAATCACAACGGCCACCTCGATCGTGGAGATACCGACCCCATCAAGTGGGATACCGACCGTGACGGGCTGCCCGACGGACTGATGAAATTGGGCGCGGGCCGCAATACGAAAATTCTCGGCGAGGACAAGAACCTCAACGGCACCGTGGATGCGGACGAAACAGACCCCCGCAAGTGGTCCACCGTGGGGAATGACATCTCGGATGGCGACCGGTATTACCAATGCCTGCTGACCGGAGGCAGCAATTGCTAA
- a CDS encoding undecaprenyl-diphosphatase encodes MTALEALLLGLLQGITELLPISSSGHLALAELWLGVRIPQGLLGFDVLLHTGSLLALVLCYSKTWLRVLRSPFIADRAGMRTLLLLIIVTIPAGIAGVLFGEALDAMRSLTALGVGFLVSAFVLLVAERMPGQRPFTSLTVREVLLIGIVQVCALLPSVSRSGVTIAAGRALKLKRTDAVDFSFLMAVPAIAGATLFAAVQLANGSLSLPSPAVSSVGFLASFGASIFAILALRVFVQRFSTAWFALYLIPLAVLLLAR; translated from the coding sequence ATGACCGCGCTCGAGGCACTCTTGCTCGGCCTGCTGCAGGGCATCACGGAGCTCCTGCCCATCTCGAGTTCGGGGCACCTCGCTCTGGCGGAGCTGTGGCTTGGAGTGCGCATTCCGCAGGGGCTCCTCGGTTTCGATGTGCTGCTCCACACAGGCTCGCTCCTGGCTCTGGTTCTCTGCTACAGCAAAACATGGCTGCGCGTTCTCCGGTCCCCCTTCATCGCGGATCGCGCGGGAATGCGAACGCTGCTGTTGCTCATCATCGTCACCATTCCGGCCGGGATCGCAGGGGTCCTGTTCGGGGAAGCACTGGATGCCATGCGTTCTCTCACGGCACTGGGCGTGGGTTTTCTCGTTTCCGCTTTCGTGCTCCTCGTTGCGGAGCGCATGCCCGGCCAGCGGCCATTCACCTCTCTCACAGTCAGGGAGGTACTGCTGATCGGCATTGTCCAGGTCTGTGCGCTCCTGCCGAGCGTCTCGCGCTCAGGGGTCACCATTGCGGCTGGGCGCGCATTGAAATTGAAGCGCACGGATGCCGTGGATTTCTCTTTTCTCATGGCCGTGCCCGCCATTGCCGGTGCCACACTCTTCGCGGCGGTGCAGCTCGCGAACGGATCCCTGTCGCTTCCTTCACCCGCGGTGAGCAGTGTCGGATTCCTCGCATCGTTCGGCGCAAGTATTTTTGCAATTCTTGCGCTCAGAGTGTTCGTCCAGCGATTCAGCACCGCATGGTTCGCGCTCTATCTGATTCCGCTCGCCGTTCTTCTGCTTGCGCGTTGA
- a CDS encoding UTP--glucose-1-phosphate uridylyltransferase, whose protein sequence is MKVTQAILPVAGLGTRFLPWTKTVPKELLPLGNRPIISYIVDECLEAGIADICFVISHGKEAIAQYFYDDPVLLKELKKRGKEQLLDSLKRYSTANFHVVYQEEMLGDGHAILQAAGWAKSEMIAVLFGDDLFVGAKPGIAQLMKAGAKIPEKQFALLAVENIPREMTGRYGVIEIEKEMPDDPRLRKVKGLVEKPDPARAPSTLGIVGRYLIPHSVLATLPKVRAGKDGEIRLIDALISQMKTLPVYALECSGTRIDTGTPEGYAQAVKVLGMIT, encoded by the coding sequence ATGAAGGTCACCCAGGCCATCCTTCCCGTCGCAGGACTCGGCACGCGTTTTCTGCCGTGGACCAAGACTGTTCCGAAGGAATTGCTGCCCCTCGGCAACCGTCCGATCATCTCGTACATCGTGGATGAGTGCCTCGAGGCCGGTATTGCGGATATCTGTTTCGTGATCAGCCACGGCAAAGAAGCCATCGCCCAGTACTTCTACGATGACCCCGTTCTTCTCAAAGAACTGAAGAAGCGCGGCAAGGAACAGCTCCTCGATTCGCTCAAGCGCTACAGCACGGCGAATTTTCACGTGGTCTACCAGGAAGAGATGCTGGGCGACGGCCACGCCATTCTGCAGGCGGCCGGGTGGGCGAAGAGCGAAATGATCGCCGTACTCTTTGGTGATGATCTGTTCGTCGGAGCCAAGCCCGGCATCGCGCAACTGATGAAGGCCGGAGCGAAGATCCCCGAAAAGCAGTTTGCCCTGCTCGCCGTGGAAAATATCCCCCGCGAGATGACCGGTCGTTACGGTGTGATTGAGATCGAAAAGGAGATGCCAGACGACCCGCGCTTGCGAAAAGTGAAGGGGCTCGTGGAAAAACCGGATCCTGCGCGGGCGCCTTCGACCCTGGGCATTGTCGGTCGCTACCTGATTCCACACTCCGTGCTGGCGACGCTCCCCAAAGTGCGCGCAGGAAAAGACGGCGAGATCCGCCTGATCGATGCCCTGATCTCACAGATGAAAACGCTCCCCGTCTATGCCCTGGAGTGCTCCGGAACACGCATCGATACGGGAACACCTGAAGGGTACGCCCAGGCAGTGAAGGTACTGGGGATGATCACCTAA
- a CDS encoding nucleoid DNA-binding protein, which produces MSKQDLINAIADAAGITKRAAASSLDSLITLVTKELKRGNTVTITGFGTFKVSKRAARMGVNPRNPTQRISIPAMKVPSFKAGKTLKDAVR; this is translated from the coding sequence ATGTCCAAGCAGGATCTCATCAACGCGATCGCGGATGCAGCCGGCATCACCAAGCGCGCCGCTGCTTCGTCGCTCGATTCTCTGATCACGCTCGTCACCAAGGAGCTCAAGCGTGGCAACACCGTGACGATCACGGGCTTCGGAACCTTCAAGGTCTCCAAGCGTGCAGCCCGCATGGGTGTGAATCCGAGGAACCCCACGCAGAGGATCTCCATCCCTGCAATGAAGGTCCCGTCCTTCAAGGCCGGCAAGACCCTCAAGGACGCCGTCCGGTAA
- a CDS encoding putative transcriptional regulator, giving the protein MSSVALKNCIRRLRFEKNMTQEELALRTGVSRQTIMSIERGQTNPSVLLAYKIAAALSTSVVEVFQMEGALAPV; this is encoded by the coding sequence ATGTCCTCTGTTGCCCTGAAGAATTGCATCCGCCGCCTCCGTTTCGAGAAGAACATGACGCAGGAGGAACTGGCGCTGCGCACGGGGGTGAGCCGTCAGACCATCATGTCGATTGAGCGCGGACAGACGAATCCTTCGGTGCTGCTCGCCTACAAAATCGCCGCGGCCCTCAGTACCTCCGTGGTCGAAGTGTTCCAGATGGAAGGAGCGCTGGCACCGGTTTAA
- a CDS encoding spoIIIJ-associated protein, which produces MNSTLIQDTLGSLLKLLDLPFDAITVHTEEGEGFTRVDITSSAASRLIGWHGETLNSVQHLLKSILRSKENLEKSPFLVLDVDGYRREQEDKVKKMAENKADFVRRTGNRVALAPMSPYFRRIVHLHIANNPQFSDLTTESIGEGDYRQVVLRSKSKKGPAVGEELSPVMAEPEKGEEGFENLDV; this is translated from the coding sequence ATGAACTCCACTCTCATTCAAGACACCTTAGGCTCGCTCTTGAAGCTCCTCGATCTCCCGTTCGATGCGATCACCGTGCATACGGAAGAAGGAGAAGGATTCACGCGCGTCGACATCACCTCCTCCGCTGCAAGCCGGCTCATCGGCTGGCACGGCGAGACACTCAATTCCGTGCAGCATCTGCTCAAGTCCATCCTGCGGAGCAAAGAGAATCTCGAGAAGAGCCCGTTCCTCGTTCTGGATGTGGATGGCTACCGCCGCGAGCAGGAGGACAAGGTGAAGAAGATGGCCGAGAACAAAGCAGATTTCGTCCGCAGGACCGGCAACCGCGTCGCCCTCGCACCGATGAGCCCGTACTTCCGCCGCATCGTGCACCTGCACATCGCCAATAACCCCCAGTTCAGCGATCTCACCACAGAATCCATCGGCGAGGGTGACTACCGGCAGGTGGTGCTGAGATCGAAGAGCAAGAAAGGACCCGCCGTGGGCGAAGAGCTCTCACCGGTCATGGCGGAACCCGAGAAAGGTGAAGAGGGATTTGAGAATCTGGATGTGTGA
- a CDS encoding single-stranded-DNA-specific exonuclease, translating to MPPELSLTGKRWVLPGRTDALPLAIAARLIAERDLSSHPLPPPQVFPDMQRAIERLHRAGGAHETVGIFGDYDCDGITGAALLVRCLRRMGIEPIVRLPHRMRDGYGLKLSAIEELAARGVTLLLTVDTGITALREIAAAQERGMDVIVTDHHHLPAEVPQALALIHPALAPTHPLPHPSGAGVALQLIRALEGTDEWKDHETDFALAAIGTIADLVPLTGMNRTLVQRGLAALNGLTEGPLALFVQSLPARTSALTSQDIAFRLAPRINAAGRMEDPLTALTALLEGGEALAALEQLNSNRQDLTGGLFGRAWQSLGLPVDPRAQDLQHLPPLLAVSGTDLPEGLIGLIAGKLTEVTGHPSLVCAVREGECTGSLRSTRAYHITEGLERVSDLLSSFGGHAQAAGCTFAAGNLEAITQRLSQDVAVHTTAEDLLPTLTIDAILSPHDVTLTFCEQLKHLEPFGQGNPEPLFLVRGISLEQRRRVGHEGTHLQCRIAGIKTIGWRLGHLIDTAATPLDIVCKIGIDSWNGRRAPQIVIEDARTAQENNQYAKASSETYKKLSV from the coding sequence ATGCCACCCGAGCTGTCACTCACAGGAAAACGCTGGGTGCTGCCCGGGCGCACGGATGCCCTGCCGTTGGCCATAGCCGCACGACTCATCGCAGAGCGTGATCTATCTTCACACCCGCTGCCCCCGCCACAGGTCTTTCCGGATATGCAACGTGCCATCGAGCGACTGCATCGTGCCGGGGGAGCGCACGAAACGGTGGGTATCTTCGGCGACTATGACTGCGACGGCATCACCGGGGCTGCGCTGCTCGTCCGCTGCCTGCGTAGGATGGGCATCGAACCGATCGTGCGCCTGCCGCACCGCATGCGGGATGGGTACGGACTCAAGCTCAGCGCGATCGAGGAGCTCGCTGCCCGCGGCGTGACGCTGCTCCTCACCGTCGATACCGGCATCACCGCCCTGCGGGAAATTGCAGCGGCGCAGGAGCGTGGCATGGACGTCATCGTGACAGATCACCACCACCTGCCGGCCGAAGTGCCGCAGGCGCTGGCACTGATCCATCCGGCACTCGCCCCCACGCATCCGCTCCCCCATCCATCCGGAGCCGGCGTCGCACTGCAACTCATCCGCGCACTCGAGGGAACAGACGAATGGAAAGACCACGAAACGGATTTCGCGCTCGCTGCCATCGGCACGATTGCAGATCTCGTTCCGCTCACCGGCATGAATCGCACCCTCGTGCAGCGCGGTCTCGCCGCACTCAACGGACTCACAGAAGGGCCACTGGCGCTCTTCGTCCAGTCTCTCCCCGCGCGCACATCCGCACTCACCAGCCAGGATATCGCCTTCCGCTTAGCCCCGCGCATCAATGCCGCCGGACGCATGGAGGACCCCCTCACGGCCCTCACGGCCCTCCTGGAAGGGGGAGAGGCACTGGCAGCACTCGAACAGCTGAATAGCAACCGGCAGGACCTGACGGGCGGTCTGTTCGGCCGCGCATGGCAGTCACTCGGTCTCCCCGTCGACCCCCGCGCACAGGATCTGCAGCACCTCCCTCCGCTCCTCGCGGTTTCGGGAACGGACTTGCCCGAAGGACTGATCGGGCTCATCGCCGGCAAGCTCACGGAGGTCACGGGGCACCCCAGCCTCGTGTGCGCCGTGCGGGAGGGGGAGTGTACGGGCTCGCTCCGCAGTACCCGCGCCTATCACATCACCGAGGGACTGGAACGCGTGAGCGACCTGCTCTCGAGCTTTGGGGGCCATGCACAGGCGGCTGGGTGCACCTTTGCCGCAGGCAATTTGGAAGCGATCACGCAGCGCCTCTCGCAGGATGTCGCCGTACACACCACAGCAGAAGACCTGCTGCCCACCCTCACCATCGATGCCATCCTCTCGCCACACGACGTGACCCTCACATTCTGCGAACAACTGAAACACTTGGAACCGTTCGGGCAGGGAAATCCCGAACCGCTCTTTCTCGTGAGAGGAATCTCACTGGAGCAACGGCGGCGGGTGGGCCACGAAGGCACACACCTGCAGTGCCGCATTGCAGGGATCAAAACAATCGGGTGGCGCCTGGGTCACCTGATCGATACCGCTGCAACGCCACTCGACATCGTGTGCAAAATCGGCATCGACTCATGGAACGGGCGAAGGGCCCCGCAGATCGTCATCGAGGATGCAAGAACGGCACAGGAAAACAATCAATATGCAAAAGCCTCTTCAGAAACGTACAAGAAGCTCAGTGTATGA
- a CDS encoding membrane protein DedA, giving the protein MFEAFARWLVETVGALGYPGIFVLMAVESSFIPFPSEVVMIPAGYLAKQGQMHIGLAIVSGVAGSVVGAWVNYAIAATLGRKAFLKYGHWFLVSSEKFEKAERFLLAHGEISTFVGRLIPVVRQYISFPAGLARMPLWRFSLWTGLGAGFWVTVLALIGYAVGGNEELVRQWSQTATLWVLGGCAVLIWIYVKWNRRKARRSASPLS; this is encoded by the coding sequence ATGTTCGAGGCATTCGCGCGCTGGCTTGTCGAGACAGTCGGTGCTCTGGGGTACCCCGGCATCTTCGTGCTGATGGCCGTCGAGAGCTCCTTCATTCCGTTTCCGAGCGAGGTCGTGATGATCCCGGCGGGATACCTGGCCAAACAGGGGCAAATGCACATCGGGCTTGCGATTGTGTCGGGAGTCGCCGGGTCCGTTGTGGGGGCGTGGGTGAATTATGCAATCGCGGCGACACTCGGCCGCAAGGCATTCCTGAAGTACGGCCACTGGTTTCTGGTCTCGTCCGAAAAATTTGAGAAGGCGGAACGGTTCCTGCTCGCGCACGGAGAGATCAGCACATTTGTGGGACGCCTCATCCCCGTGGTGCGGCAGTACATTTCTTTTCCTGCAGGTCTGGCCAGGATGCCCCTGTGGCGCTTTTCACTCTGGACAGGACTCGGGGCGGGATTCTGGGTGACGGTACTCGCACTGATCGGCTACGCCGTTGGCGGTAACGAGGAACTGGTGAGGCAGTGGTCGCAGACGGCGACGCTGTGGGTGCTCGGTGGCTGTGCGGTGCTCATCTGGATCTACGTGAAGTGGAATCGCCGCAAGGCACGCCGTTCCGCATCTCCGTTGTCATGA